Proteins found in one Salvia splendens isolate huo1 chromosome 10, SspV2, whole genome shotgun sequence genomic segment:
- the LOC121751068 gene encoding chaperone protein DnaJ-like isoform X2, whose translation MAMEVECREGYYAVLGQWHPDKWNATPSLVDMAKHKFQQIQEAYSVLSDRTKRTLYDASLFDEEDEGFSDFVQEMMSLVDDVREEEKIT comes from the exons ATGGCAATGGAAGTGGAGTGCAGAGAAGGATATTACGCTGTTCTTGGC CAATGGCATCCTGACAAATGGAATGCAACCCCTTCTCTAGTTGACATGGCCAAACATAAATTTCAGCAAATTCAAGAAGCATATTCAG TTTTATCAGATCGGACAAAGCGAACATTGTATGATGCTAGCTTGTTCGATGAAGAAGATGAG GGTTTCTCGGATTTTGTTCAAGAAATGATGTCTCTTGTTGATGATGTTAGAGAAGAG GAGAAAATTACATAG
- the LOC121751068 gene encoding dnaJ homolog subfamily B member 6-like isoform X1: MAMEVECREGYYAVLGVSFYSYDDEIRRAYRKLAMQWHPDKWNATPSLVDMAKHKFQQIQEAYSVLSDRTKRTLYDASLFDEEDEGFSDFVQEMMSLVDDVREEEKIT, from the exons ATGGCAATGGAAGTGGAGTGCAGAGAAGGATATTACGCTGTTCTTGGCGTTAGTTTTTACTCTTATGATGATGAAATTCGACGTGCTTATCGTAAACTTGCCATG CAATGGCATCCTGACAAATGGAATGCAACCCCTTCTCTAGTTGACATGGCCAAACATAAATTTCAGCAAATTCAAGAAGCATATTCAG TTTTATCAGATCGGACAAAGCGAACATTGTATGATGCTAGCTTGTTCGATGAAGAAGATGAG GGTTTCTCGGATTTTGTTCAAGAAATGATGTCTCTTGTTGATGATGTTAGAGAAGAG GAGAAAATTACATAG
- the LOC121751068 gene encoding chaperone protein DnaJ 1-like isoform X3, with protein MMMKFDQWHPDKWNATPSLVDMAKHKFQQIQEAYSVLSDRTKRTLYDASLFDEEDEGFSDFVQEMMSLVDDVREEEKIT; from the exons ATGATGATGAAATTCGAC CAATGGCATCCTGACAAATGGAATGCAACCCCTTCTCTAGTTGACATGGCCAAACATAAATTTCAGCAAATTCAAGAAGCATATTCAG TTTTATCAGATCGGACAAAGCGAACATTGTATGATGCTAGCTTGTTCGATGAAGAAGATGAG GGTTTCTCGGATTTTGTTCAAGAAATGATGTCTCTTGTTGATGATGTTAGAGAAGAG GAGAAAATTACATAG